A single genomic interval of Spinacia oleracea cultivar Varoflay chromosome 6, BTI_SOV_V1, whole genome shotgun sequence harbors:
- the LOC110788554 gene encoding uncharacterized protein — protein MLLWNCVHEILPVADTLSKYMESISRYCSRCSYIPETHLHLFRDCGDSSILWNFIFQRITVAKEVFLNSFFNLNWQQWMAYNLSLSRSWRMVFIVAVWHIWKARNRAVFELKMIKPFSVYNAFYVDYRENILMMQGKGAGNWLQKAPAWKPPAPSFLKLNIDGSWKEKDEAGGGGVFRSETGNWYIGFASKYNAITPLAAELYALREGLQMAVEYGVQKLEVETDAELLIKLLTSMEDYYHHELAPVIKDVACLMTRFSSFSITHLPRLFNKLAHCMGQYAISMALGHKVFLDPPPFTDVVYQTQLKQAKDSLKQMGESSSASQRREQVINLEIPPPPEEHPSITVTTEIMFGTIPTKVTTHLVSAKTASDAKKGQFSSDKE, from the coding sequence ATgttattatggaattgtgttcatgAAATTTTGCCAGTTGCAGATACTTTATCGAAGTACATGGAGTCAATTTCTAGATATTGTAGTCGTTGCTCCTATATTCCTGAAACTCATCTACACTTATTTCGTGATTGTGGTGATTCAAGCATTCTTTGGAATTTCATTTTCCAACGTATTACAGTAGCCAAAGAAGTTTTCTTGAATTCTTTCTTTAATTTGAATTGGCAACAATGGATGGCCTATAATCTTAGTTTAAGCAGAAGTTGGAGAATGGTTTTCATTGTGGCTGTGTGGCATATTTGGAAGGCACGAAATAGAGCAGtgtttgagttgaaaatgaTCAAACCTTTTTCTGTCTATAATGCTTTTTATGTAGATTATAGGGAAAATATTTTAATGATGCAGGGAAAGGGAGCAGGAAACTGGTTGCAGAAGGCTCCAGCGTGGAAACCACCAGCACCAAGCTTTTTAAAATTGAACATAGATGGTAGCTGGAAAGAGAAAGATGAAGCAGGAGGTGGTGGTGTGTTTCGAAGCGAGACAGGAAATTGGTATATTGGTTTTGCGAGTAAATACAATGCCATTACACCACTTGCAGCAGAACTTTATGCGTTGAGGGAAGGCCTTCAAATGGCAGTCGAGTATGGAGTGCAAAAACTTGAAGTGGAAACGGATGCGGAGCTGTTGATAAAATTGTTGACATCAATGgaagattattatcatcatgAATTGGCTCCGGTTATCAAAGACGTAGCTTGCCTGATGACAAGATTCAGTTCTTTCTCGATCACTCATCTTCCAAGGTTATTCAACAAGCTAGCTCATTGTATGGGGCAGTATGCAATTTCAATGGCATTGGGACATAAAGTGTTCCTGGATCCGCCACCATTCACGGATGTAGTGTATCAGACTCAGCTTAAGCAGGCCAAGGATAGTTTAAAGCAGATGGGGGAGTCTTCTTCAGCATCTCAACGACGGGAACAAGTAATCAACTTGGAGATTCCTCCCCCACCAGAAGAACATCCCTCCATAACGGTCACAACAGAAATTATGTTTGGAACTATACCTACCAAAGTGACTACTCATTTGGTGAGTGCAAAGACAGCTTCAGATGCAAAGAAAGGCCAATTCTCAAGCGATAAAGAGTAG